CTCACTTGCGATAACCATGTCGTTACCGTGGCAACGCGCTAACCTTCAAAGCATTTCCCGCGCCTGGGCCGCAATCGACCCGGCATCAAAACCATGATGCTGGCGCATCCAGCCGCGATCGGCCGCTGCCGCGTATTCACCATCCGGGATCCCTAAGCGTTTCAGAACCGCACCAGTGCCTGCTTCGGCCAGAACTTCCGCCACCAGGCTTCCCAGTCCACCGTTGATATTATGCTCTTCAACGGTGATCACCGCTTTACAGCCTTTCACTGCCGCTAACAATGCTTTGGTATCACACGGACGAATGGACGGTACACTTACCACCGTCGCCTGAATACCGGAATCGGCTAACAACGCGGCCGCATCAACAATTTCGTGGACAGTAGAACCTGTTGCCACCAGCGCCAGCGAGTCGCCTTCACGTAAGGTCACGACGGCGCCCGGCACAAAATGATAGTTCTCGTCATGCAGTTCCGGGAGCGCTTTCCCGTCCATACGAATGTACACCGGCCCCTTGTAGCTAAGGGCATAGTCGATTACCTGCCGACACTCTCGCGGTGAAGAAGGGGCAAAAATCTGGATATTGCCAAACCCACGCATAATGGCGATATCATCGATCGCGTGGTGCGTGCTCGCCAGCGGACCATAGCTCGCCCCCGCATTCAGGCCAAACAGTTTCACGTTGGTATTGTTGTAGCAAACGTCAACTTTAATTTGCTCATTGGCACGGGAAATCAGGAATGGTGCCGCGTTACAGGTGACCGCAACCTTGCCGCCGAGCGCGAGTCCTGCCGCCGTACCGACCATGCTTTGCTCGGCAATCCCGACGTTGACCAGCCTGTCCGGGAACCGCTTAATAAAGGGACCAATTTTCGCGGTGGATGTTGAATCAGCCACAACCGGCACCAGATCAACGCCATTTTCTACCGCATCGATAAACGCCTGAACCATCACGTTTGCGAGGTGTTCTGCATTACTCATCTTTCAACTCCTCCAGAGCCAGTTCAATCTCTTCACCTTTTGGCACCCGGTGGTGCCACTCAGGACGCCCCTGGATAAACGAAATACCTGCGCCTTTTGTGGTATTGGCAATCACAACGTTAGGTTTCCCTTCCTGCTTCAGACCTTCCAGCGTACTGACAACCGACGCCATATCATTTCCCTGGCATTCGGTGACCTGC
The DNA window shown above is from Citrobacter farmeri and carries:
- a CDS encoding transketolase family protein, whose translation is MSNAEHLANVMVQAFIDAVENGVDLVPVVADSTSTAKIGPFIKRFPDRLVNVGIAEQSMVGTAAGLALGGKVAVTCNAAPFLISRANEQIKVDVCYNNTNVKLFGLNAGASYGPLASTHHAIDDIAIMRGFGNIQIFAPSSPRECRQVIDYALSYKGPVYIRMDGKALPELHDENYHFVPGAVVTLREGDSLALVATGSTVHEIVDAAALLADSGIQATVVSVPSIRPCDTKALLAAVKGCKAVITVEEHNINGGLGSLVAEVLAEAGTGAVLKRLGIPDGEYAAAADRGWMRQHHGFDAGSIAAQAREML